A section of the Candidatus Baltobacteraceae bacterium genome encodes:
- a CDS encoding NAD-dependent epimerase/dehydratase family protein — MKTIAVTGIAGFIGSNLADRLLAQGYRVVGIDNLAYGVREQVPDGAELHVADIRDAELANLLDGVDVLFHLAAKNCIADCQSDPVETADINVTGTVNVFEAARRAGVGKVVYAESSALYEGSQTLPTPENDVRPESFYAASKLAGMAFADAYRRFHGMRTTALRYFCVYGPRQDYRRSIPPVMSAFIIKLLRGERPVIYGTGEKRRDFVYVDDVNDFHLRCIDDARTDGRTFNLGSGVNYSIDELYRIVAELLGSNVEPERRPDLPGEAQANLADVTAARALGWEPRTSIREGLRRSIDFIAGRLSSIA, encoded by the coding sequence GTGAAGACGATCGCGGTTACGGGCATCGCGGGCTTCATTGGAAGCAATCTCGCCGATCGCTTATTGGCGCAAGGTTATCGCGTCGTGGGCATCGACAACTTGGCTTACGGCGTACGCGAACAGGTCCCCGACGGTGCCGAACTGCACGTTGCCGACATCCGCGATGCCGAGCTCGCGAATCTGCTCGACGGCGTCGACGTGCTTTTTCATTTAGCGGCCAAGAACTGCATCGCCGACTGCCAATCGGATCCGGTGGAAACGGCCGACATCAACGTGACCGGTACCGTGAACGTTTTTGAAGCGGCGCGGCGTGCCGGCGTGGGCAAGGTCGTGTACGCCGAGTCGTCGGCGCTGTACGAAGGATCGCAAACGCTCCCGACGCCCGAGAACGACGTGCGTCCGGAAAGCTTTTACGCCGCGAGCAAGCTGGCGGGCATGGCGTTTGCCGACGCTTATCGCCGGTTCCACGGTATGCGCACGACGGCGCTGCGATACTTTTGCGTGTACGGTCCGCGTCAGGATTACCGGCGTTCGATTCCGCCGGTCATGAGCGCGTTTATTATCAAACTCTTGCGCGGCGAGCGTCCGGTTATTTACGGAACGGGCGAGAAACGCCGCGACTTCGTGTACGTCGACGACGTCAACGATTTCCACCTGCGGTGCATCGACGACGCGCGGACCGACGGCCGCACGTTCAACTTGGGCAGCGGCGTCAACTATAGCATCGACGAGCTGTATCGGATCGTTGCCGAGCTGCTCGGTTCGAACGTCGAACCGGAGCGCCGACCCGATCTCCCCGGCGAAGCGCAAGCCAATCTCGCCGACGTTACCGCCGCTCGCGCGCTGGGTTGGGAGCCGCGAACGTCGATCCGCGAAGGGTTGCGCCGGTCCATCGATTTCATCGCCGGGCGGCTTTCGAGCATCGCGTGA
- a CDS encoding class I SAM-dependent methyltransferase produces the protein MNGGALVCSICGAPTEPAGVKASAGRTYHLRRCAECGFACVADPDTLADPYDDAYYRGKGADPLVDYLFDTDHPERTIRQLEWRGTFGVIESIKRVGNGTRWLDYGCGTGGFVRWLSRRGVAACGYDQGRGAALARERGIAVLDDAQLDAAAPFDVITAIEVLEHLVDPQPVVDRIARLLTPGGVFFYTTGNASRHAGALASWSYVVPEIHVAFFEPRTMARMLRASGLQTVEPRWSRGFSDIVAYKILKNLRVHRNTSPLAALPWQWVTRAVDRGAGVSAFPVGVRPEA, from the coding sequence GTGAACGGCGGCGCGCTGGTCTGTTCGATCTGCGGCGCGCCAACCGAACCGGCCGGAGTCAAGGCGAGCGCCGGCCGCACGTACCATCTGCGTCGATGCGCCGAGTGCGGCTTCGCGTGCGTCGCCGACCCGGACACGCTCGCCGATCCCTACGACGACGCGTACTACCGCGGCAAAGGCGCCGATCCGCTGGTGGATTATCTCTTCGACACCGATCACCCCGAGCGAACGATTCGTCAGCTGGAGTGGCGCGGAACGTTCGGCGTGATCGAGTCGATCAAACGCGTCGGTAACGGCACTCGCTGGCTCGACTACGGCTGCGGCACCGGAGGTTTCGTTCGTTGGCTTTCGCGGCGCGGCGTGGCCGCCTGCGGTTACGACCAGGGCCGCGGCGCCGCGCTGGCCCGCGAACGCGGCATCGCGGTTCTCGACGACGCGCAGCTCGATGCCGCCGCACCGTTCGACGTGATCACCGCAATCGAAGTCCTCGAGCACCTCGTCGATCCGCAGCCGGTCGTCGACCGGATCGCGCGCCTGCTGACGCCGGGCGGAGTGTTTTTCTACACGACCGGGAACGCATCGCGCCACGCCGGTGCGCTCGCGAGCTGGTCCTACGTCGTTCCGGAGATTCACGTGGCGTTCTTCGAGCCGCGAACGATGGCGCGAATGCTGCGCGCGTCGGGTTTGCAAACGGTCGAACCGCGTTGGTCGCGCGGCTTCTCCGACATCGTCGCCTACAAAATACTCAAGAACCTGCGCGTGCACCGCAACACGTCGCCGCTGGCGGCATTGCCGTGGCAATGGGTGACGCGTGCGGTCGATCGCGGCGCCGGCGTATCGGCGTTTCCCGTCGGCGTGCGGCCCGAAGCTTAA
- a CDS encoding Gfo/Idh/MocA family oxidoreductase, with amino-acid sequence MAVIDQERLRTAVVGCGLIGTRRAAETSLHSRTRLLLCIDTAHGPARNTAERYGAAWSTDWEIAVDDERMDVIVVCTPNAFAYDIALAALERGKHVLVEKPMGCSLAQAQALAAVAHRSAGRFKVGFNHRYHPAVSRAHELLELGEIGEIISMRVRYGHGGRPGYEKEWRCDPNLSGGGELIDQGVHVADLIAWFAGLPSQAFAYVQTAVWPIAPVEDNAFGLLRYDNGAVASLHTSWTQWKNLFSMEIFGRDGSITAEGLGGSYGTERITIARRNPAGGAPALREEVFEGPDRSWAIEWHQFVAAIEDGTPYWGTADDGLAAMRIVNALYESSRDGVPVSL; translated from the coding sequence ATGGCAGTGATCGATCAGGAGCGTCTGCGCACCGCTGTCGTCGGCTGCGGCTTGATCGGCACGCGCCGGGCAGCCGAAACGTCGCTGCACAGCCGCACGCGTCTGCTGCTCTGCATCGATACGGCGCACGGCCCCGCCCGCAATACGGCCGAGCGTTACGGCGCCGCCTGGTCGACCGACTGGGAAATCGCCGTCGACGACGAGCGAATGGACGTCATCGTCGTCTGCACGCCCAATGCGTTCGCGTACGACATCGCGCTCGCGGCGCTCGAACGCGGCAAGCACGTATTGGTCGAAAAACCGATGGGCTGCAGCCTGGCACAAGCGCAAGCGTTGGCCGCCGTCGCACACCGCTCCGCGGGGCGCTTTAAAGTGGGATTCAATCATCGTTATCATCCTGCGGTGTCGCGCGCGCACGAACTGCTCGAACTCGGTGAGATCGGCGAGATCATCTCGATGCGCGTGCGCTACGGACACGGCGGGCGCCCGGGATACGAAAAGGAGTGGCGTTGCGATCCGAACCTCTCCGGCGGCGGCGAGCTGATCGATCAAGGCGTTCACGTAGCCGATCTGATCGCGTGGTTTGCCGGTCTGCCGTCGCAAGCGTTTGCGTACGTGCAAACCGCGGTATGGCCGATCGCGCCGGTCGAAGATAACGCGTTTGGATTGCTGCGTTACGACAACGGGGCGGTGGCGAGCCTTCACACGTCGTGGACGCAGTGGAAGAATCTCTTCTCGATGGAAATCTTCGGCCGCGACGGATCGATAACGGCCGAAGGCTTGGGTGGAAGTTACGGCACTGAACGAATCACGATCGCGCGCCGCAACCCGGCGGGCGGCGCACCGGCGTTGCGCGAGGAAGTCTTCGAAGGACCCGATCGGTCCTGGGCGATCGAGTGGCATCAGTTCGTCGCCGCCATCGAAGACGGAACGCCCTATTGGGGAACCGCCGACGACGGTCTGGCGGCGATGCGCATCGTCAACGCACTGTACGAATCGTCGCGCGACGGCGTCCCGGTTTCGCTTTAA
- a CDS encoding SDR family oxidoreductase: MSSALAGKSVVVTGGSMGIGYATAREALQGGANVTIFARGARELEKAAHDLSSEGYEDRVNWIAGDVSVAADVERLFERASARFSGIDGVVNAAAVLEPIGTILDVDPAAWLRTVEIDLFGTFLVTRAACAAMRERGGSIVLFSGGGASAAYPNFTAYACSKTGVVRFAETAAREMEPFGIRINALAPGLVATRMVEITRRSGAAGASAAPPVSPDRAARACVFFLSDAARGITGKFVSAVHDGYERWPERLDELRDSDLFTLRRILPRERGMEWQ, encoded by the coding sequence GTGAGCTCCGCGCTCGCCGGAAAGTCCGTCGTCGTCACCGGCGGCAGCATGGGCATCGGCTACGCAACCGCGCGCGAAGCGCTGCAAGGCGGTGCGAACGTCACGATCTTCGCGCGCGGCGCGCGCGAGCTCGAAAAAGCCGCGCACGATCTTTCCTCTGAAGGATATGAGGACCGCGTGAATTGGATTGCCGGCGACGTTTCCGTGGCCGCCGACGTCGAGCGTCTTTTCGAGCGCGCGTCGGCGCGCTTTTCGGGCATCGACGGCGTCGTGAACGCCGCCGCGGTGCTGGAACCCATCGGCACGATTCTCGACGTCGATCCCGCAGCGTGGCTGCGTACCGTCGAAATCGATTTGTTCGGTACGTTCCTCGTCACGCGCGCCGCATGCGCGGCAATGCGCGAGCGCGGCGGCAGCATCGTGCTCTTTTCGGGCGGCGGCGCTTCCGCAGCGTATCCGAACTTTACCGCGTACGCGTGCAGTAAGACCGGCGTCGTACGATTCGCCGAAACGGCCGCGCGCGAGATGGAGCCGTTCGGCATCCGGATCAACGCGCTCGCGCCCGGACTGGTCGCTACGCGAATGGTGGAGATCACGCGCCGTTCGGGCGCTGCCGGCGCATCGGCCGCACCGCCGGTTTCGCCGGATCGCGCCGCGCGCGCGTGCGTTTTCTTCCTTTCGGACGCGGCGCGGGGGATCACCGGAAAGTTCGTCTCCGCGGTGCACGACGGTTACGAACGATGGCCCGAACGCCTCGACGAGCTGCGCGATAGCGATCTGTTTACCTTGCGACGCATTCTTCCGCGCGAACGGGGAATGGAATGGCAGTGA
- a CDS encoding nucleotidyltransferase family protein — protein sequence MRALVLAAGCGERLRPLTADRPKPMIEIGGKPVLQYNIELLARAGVREAVVNLHYQPDAIRSHFGDGRRFGVTIAYEYEPELLGTAGAARNAAARLRNGDFIVVYGDNLSTIDIAALTAFHREKDADLTIALFHRDDPGPSGIVAVDADSRVTRFVEKPRAGDVFSRWVNAGYLVAKSSVLDLIPADRPYDFGRDLLPRLIGDGARVFGYRMTEPLWWIDSLEDYRRTQAAFAEQAT from the coding sequence TTGCGCGCGCTCGTCTTGGCCGCAGGTTGCGGCGAACGGCTCCGTCCGCTCACCGCCGATCGTCCGAAGCCGATGATCGAAATCGGCGGCAAGCCCGTGTTGCAATACAACATCGAGCTGCTCGCTCGCGCCGGGGTCCGCGAAGCCGTCGTGAACCTGCATTACCAGCCCGACGCGATCCGCAGCCACTTCGGCGACGGGCGCCGCTTCGGCGTGACGATCGCCTACGAATACGAGCCGGAGCTTCTGGGCACGGCCGGCGCCGCTCGCAACGCGGCCGCTCGTCTGCGCAACGGCGACTTTATCGTCGTGTACGGCGATAACTTGTCCACGATCGACATCGCCGCGCTCACCGCGTTTCATCGCGAGAAGGACGCGGATCTCACGATCGCGCTGTTCCACCGCGACGATCCCGGTCCCAGCGGCATCGTGGCCGTCGACGCCGACTCCCGGGTCACGCGGTTCGTGGAAAAACCCCGCGCCGGCGACGTGTTCAGCCGCTGGGTCAATGCCGGGTATCTCGTCGCGAAGAGCTCGGTTCTCGACCTCATTCCGGCCGACCGGCCGTACGATTTCGGCCGCGATCTTTTGCCGCGCCTGATCGGCGACGGCGCGCGCGTCTTCGGTTACCGCATGACCGAGCCGCTGTGGTGGATCGATTCCCTCGAGGATTACCGGCGCACGCAAGCCGCGTTCGCGGAGCAAGCAACGTGA
- a CDS encoding Rne/Rng family ribonuclease, with protein MASEILISSDPWENRVAILENGELAELYIEREERVIGSIYKGKVQNVLPGMGAAFVDIGLGRNAFLYVDDINKQPLNIGDVEITSGHSGFTISEKVKKGDDILVQIVKEPRGLKGARISTNISLPGRYLILMPTGKYSGVSRKIDSADERNRLKGVMKRIRPEGMATVVRTAAGGVSEAELIADLGVLIRMWHGILETYKRAASPSLLHKDMNLVYKAARDFITAEVERVLIDDEEEYRKVRDFLQLLGPQYLDRLEYYNSGRSLFEDFRINDELQKLMKPKIPLPSGGTIVIESTEALTVIDVNSGKFTGGRNLEDTILKTNLEAAHELARQVRLRDIGGIIVVDFIDMSSESSRSKVIKALEDGLRRDRTRATIQSFSNLGLLEFTRKRVGKDLGAQLRGACPTCSGMGSVMSSQSVAIETFRQIRKHANGSPGNVVAHVAPTVAAQMDFWYEDECQELAHQLDRHIHVRVDPMLHPEKARIDVGTTSKDGTHVVRVGDEYDVELLSGRLPSATSAAAVVEGRIVEVENAANNAGNFARIRILDVDDDEDYVMGELVTVGAAAGAKKKRRRGGRARKVQLTPAEQTKQLRELAEEAARQHQARPPIGISTITEEEEAQDKALIAERRGEEQADAIIIAEGEVTHADDDEAHHKRRRRRRRGGRGRGRGGQNGMQQNGAQREPVQMAPEAPAIEEDDEDDSVAAPLAGEAPGGDGARRHRRRRRRRRGRGGQGGGQPREGAPGFEPLTGSLPSTPTMPDRHIFRVGTDGAAHPTGTLAPREPSRAIEPARRAHPPALEAPPPSLTVPPEETRKAKPARRRRGAAPAAGVAKELEASAIAALPAPEKAKRTRKKAEAAGGESDAKPRRARAKKSETAENDGEVKKTARKRKTAK; from the coding sequence TTGGCTAGCGAGATTTTGATCTCGAGCGACCCGTGGGAGAATCGGGTTGCCATTTTAGAAAACGGCGAGCTCGCCGAACTCTACATCGAACGCGAAGAACGAGTCATCGGTTCGATCTACAAAGGAAAAGTACAGAACGTCCTCCCGGGTATGGGAGCGGCGTTCGTCGACATCGGCCTCGGCCGCAACGCCTTTCTCTACGTCGACGACATCAACAAGCAGCCGCTGAACATCGGCGACGTGGAGATCACGTCCGGCCACAGCGGCTTCACGATCAGCGAGAAGGTCAAGAAGGGCGACGACATTCTCGTCCAGATCGTCAAGGAGCCGCGGGGCCTCAAGGGCGCCCGCATCTCCACGAACATCTCGCTGCCGGGCCGGTACCTGATCTTGATGCCGACCGGCAAGTACTCCGGCGTCTCGCGCAAGATCGACTCGGCCGACGAACGCAACCGCCTCAAGGGCGTGATGAAGCGCATTCGTCCCGAGGGCATGGCGACCGTGGTTCGCACGGCGGCCGGGGGCGTGAGCGAAGCGGAGCTGATCGCCGATCTCGGCGTGCTCATCCGCATGTGGCATGGGATTCTCGAGACGTACAAACGCGCCGCGTCGCCGTCGCTGCTGCACAAGGACATGAACCTGGTCTACAAAGCCGCACGCGACTTCATCACGGCCGAAGTCGAGCGCGTGCTCATCGACGACGAGGAGGAGTATCGCAAAGTCCGGGACTTCCTGCAGCTGCTCGGACCGCAGTATCTCGATCGTCTCGAATATTACAACTCCGGGCGCTCGCTGTTCGAAGATTTTCGCATCAACGACGAGCTGCAGAAGCTCATGAAGCCCAAAATCCCGCTGCCGTCGGGCGGCACGATCGTCATCGAGTCGACCGAAGCGCTCACCGTCATCGACGTCAACTCGGGGAAGTTCACCGGCGGGCGCAATCTCGAGGACACGATTCTCAAGACGAACCTCGAAGCGGCGCACGAACTCGCGCGGCAGGTGCGCTTGCGCGACATCGGCGGCATCATCGTGGTCGACTTCATCGACATGTCGTCGGAATCGTCGCGCAGCAAAGTGATCAAGGCTCTCGAAGACGGCTTGCGCCGCGATCGCACGCGCGCCACGATCCAGTCGTTTTCGAATCTCGGACTGCTGGAGTTCACGCGTAAGCGCGTCGGCAAAGATCTCGGCGCGCAGCTGCGCGGCGCGTGCCCGACCTGCAGCGGTATGGGCAGCGTGATGTCGTCGCAATCGGTTGCGATCGAGACCTTCCGCCAGATTCGCAAACACGCTAACGGCAGCCCCGGCAACGTCGTCGCGCACGTCGCGCCGACGGTCGCGGCGCAGATGGATTTCTGGTACGAAGACGAGTGTCAGGAGCTGGCCCATCAGCTCGATCGCCACATTCACGTGCGCGTCGATCCGATGCTGCATCCCGAGAAGGCGCGAATCGACGTCGGTACGACGAGTAAAGACGGAACGCACGTCGTGCGCGTCGGCGACGAATACGACGTCGAGCTGCTGTCGGGACGATTGCCGAGCGCGACGTCCGCGGCGGCCGTGGTGGAAGGCCGCATCGTCGAAGTCGAAAATGCCGCAAACAACGCGGGAAATTTCGCGCGCATACGCATCCTCGACGTCGACGACGACGAGGACTACGTGATGGGCGAGCTCGTGACCGTCGGTGCGGCGGCCGGTGCAAAGAAGAAACGGCGTCGCGGCGGACGCGCGCGCAAAGTACAACTCACGCCGGCCGAACAAACCAAACAGCTTCGCGAGCTGGCCGAAGAGGCGGCGCGCCAGCATCAAGCTCGTCCGCCGATCGGTATTTCCACGATCACCGAAGAGGAAGAGGCTCAAGACAAGGCGCTCATCGCGGAGCGTCGCGGTGAAGAGCAAGCCGACGCGATCATCATCGCCGAGGGCGAAGTGACGCACGCCGACGACGACGAGGCGCATCACAAACGCCGTCGCCGTCGCCGTCGCGGCGGACGCGGCCGTGGGCGCGGCGGCCAGAACGGAATGCAGCAAAACGGTGCGCAGCGCGAGCCCGTGCAGATGGCGCCGGAAGCGCCGGCAATCGAAGAAGACGACGAAGACGATAGCGTTGCGGCGCCGTTAGCCGGTGAAGCACCGGGCGGCGACGGCGCACGCCGTCATCGTCGCCGCCGTCGCCGCCGCCGCGGACGCGGTGGGCAAGGCGGCGGTCAGCCGCGTGAAGGGGCGCCCGGCTTCGAGCCGCTCACCGGATCGTTGCCCTCCACCCCGACGATGCCGGACCGGCATATTTTCCGCGTGGGCACTGACGGCGCGGCACATCCAACCGGAACGCTCGCACCTAGGGAGCCGTCGCGCGCGATCGAACCGGCTCGCCGGGCGCATCCACCGGCGTTGGAAGCACCGCCGCCAAGCTTGACCGTTCCGCCCGAGGAGACGCGCAAGGCCAAACCCGCGCGCCGCCGGCGAGGCGCCGCTCCAGCTGCCGGCGTTGCCAAAGAGCTCGAAGCGTCGGCGATCGCCGCGCTTCCCGCACCCGAGAAAGCCAAACGCACGCGCAAGAAAGCCGAGGCAGCCGGGGGCGAGAGCGACGCCAAGCCGCGCCGCGCCCGCGCCAAAAAGAGCGAAACTGCCGAAAACGATGGAGAGGTGAAAAAGACGGCGCGCAAGCGCAAGACCGCGAAGTAA
- a CDS encoding EAL domain-containing protein: MNNDSRYPWPWIVATLFVATVIYALGLLYANGRLSEVRRQEVAAQGARLNQDALRLEDAAGIAVQLAHVANVTFRGERRKSDLERDVRRLLAASDRSLIYGIGVFYEPFAFERAAMRFGLYRYAADRTHDAEQWIEPGNAYDYLGRPWYAAAMKAAGKPAMTGPYTSAHGLTFIGASEAFAAGNRIAGVVLVEWLQSALTRMVAQEVAPEDRLWVTDASGITIAGTAPEPSFALDSTPLQTKLRTAPWTIYLGSHFPALAAARKEAIAVGVPVTLIYWAIVGFAILALVRYRRLQLRAQALQETASRDALTGLRNRAYVMARLDEELHALAPDAQGGFTVLFVDLDRFAVVNDSLGHGVGDQLLCAIAERMLSIALDGSELGRIGGDEFVAYLPLASQTGAELAADRIIRELGKAFTIDEREIYISASIGIVTSTPRYGSAVEMLRDADTAMYAAKNSGRARYAVFDERMRENAIARHSLETALRRAVENRRVFAMYQPIVNLRTGRVASMEALARWTDDNGTAVSPAIFIPLAEQSGTIDAIDSLVLKQACRDVVSLQARLPGISVSVNVSATRLHRGDLLAKTHSELGDSGLDPKSLKIELTETAIMERADEALTVLAQLRAGGVQAMIDDFGTGHSSLSYAQRLPVAGLKIDRSFIEPMIADRQSLAIVRAIVALAKTLGLYVVAEGVEDEEQVEKLRTMGVDYGQGFYFSHALDVGAMESFIDGRESRYAAAPESVATVS, translated from the coding sequence GTGAACAACGATTCCCGGTATCCGTGGCCTTGGATCGTCGCCACGCTTTTCGTGGCGACCGTCATCTACGCGCTTGGCTTGCTCTATGCGAACGGACGGCTCTCGGAAGTCCGCCGGCAAGAGGTGGCCGCTCAGGGAGCACGGCTCAATCAGGACGCGCTGCGGCTGGAAGACGCCGCCGGAATCGCCGTCCAGCTCGCTCACGTCGCGAACGTAACGTTTCGTGGCGAACGCCGGAAATCCGATCTGGAGCGCGACGTGCGCCGCTTGCTGGCCGCATCGGATCGATCGCTGATCTACGGTATCGGCGTTTTCTACGAGCCTTTCGCTTTCGAGCGAGCGGCGATGCGTTTCGGTCTCTATCGCTACGCTGCCGATCGAACGCACGACGCCGAACAATGGATCGAACCCGGCAACGCCTACGATTACCTCGGCCGTCCGTGGTACGCAGCCGCGATGAAGGCTGCCGGCAAACCGGCAATGACCGGACCGTATACGTCCGCGCACGGCCTGACGTTTATCGGTGCGAGCGAGGCGTTCGCCGCGGGTAATCGCATCGCCGGAGTCGTTCTCGTCGAATGGCTCCAGTCGGCGCTCACGCGCATGGTCGCTCAAGAAGTTGCCCCGGAGGACCGCCTTTGGGTGACCGATGCGAGCGGTATAACCATCGCCGGCACCGCGCCGGAACCGTCGTTCGCTCTGGACTCGACGCCGTTGCAGACGAAACTGCGCACGGCGCCGTGGACGATTTATCTCGGCTCGCATTTTCCGGCGCTCGCCGCCGCGCGTAAAGAAGCGATTGCCGTCGGAGTACCGGTCACCCTGATCTACTGGGCGATCGTCGGATTCGCGATCCTCGCGCTGGTGCGCTACCGCCGTTTGCAGCTGCGCGCGCAGGCGCTGCAAGAAACCGCGTCGCGCGATGCGCTGACGGGTTTGCGCAATCGCGCGTACGTCATGGCGCGTCTCGACGAAGAGTTGCACGCGCTCGCACCCGACGCGCAAGGCGGTTTCACGGTACTGTTCGTCGATTTGGACCGCTTCGCGGTCGTCAACGATAGTTTGGGACACGGCGTCGGCGATCAACTGCTCTGCGCGATTGCCGAGCGCATGCTGTCGATCGCGCTCGACGGCTCCGAGCTGGGCCGTATCGGCGGGGACGAGTTCGTCGCGTATCTGCCGCTCGCGTCGCAGACCGGTGCCGAGCTCGCCGCCGATCGTATCATTCGCGAGTTGGGCAAGGCCTTCACGATCGACGAGCGCGAGATCTACATCAGCGCATCGATCGGCATCGTTACGAGCACGCCGCGGTACGGATCGGCCGTCGAGATGCTGCGCGACGCCGATACGGCGATGTATGCCGCGAAGAACTCCGGACGCGCGCGGTACGCCGTTTTCGACGAACGGATGCGCGAGAACGCGATCGCCCGGCACTCGCTCGAAACGGCGCTGCGGCGCGCGGTCGAAAATCGCCGAGTTTTTGCGATGTACCAACCCATCGTGAACTTGCGCACGGGGCGCGTTGCGTCGATGGAAGCGCTCGCGCGCTGGACCGACGACAACGGCACGGCCGTCTCCCCCGCGATCTTCATCCCGCTTGCCGAACAGTCGGGAACGATCGACGCGATCGACTCGCTCGTCTTGAAGCAGGCCTGTCGCGACGTCGTTTCCTTGCAGGCGCGGCTGCCCGGCATCTCCGTTTCCGTGAACGTGTCCGCCACGCGTCTGCATCGCGGCGATCTATTGGCCAAGACGCACTCCGAGCTCGGCGACTCGGGCCTCGATCCAAAATCGCTCAAGATCGAGCTGACCGAGACGGCGATCATGGAGCGCGCCGACGAGGCGCTGACGGTTTTAGCGCAGCTGCGCGCCGGCGGCGTGCAAGCGATGATCGACGACTTCGGAACGGGTCATTCGTCGCTCAGTTACGCACAGCGTCTTCCGGTCGCCGGATTGAAGATCGACCGCTCGTTCATCGAGCCGATGATCGCCGATCGTCAGTCGCTGGCGATCGTTCGCGCGATCGTGGCGTTGGCAAAGACGCTAGGGTTGTACGTCGTAGCCGAGGGAGTCGAGGACGAAGAACAAGTCGAGAAGCTGCGCACGATGGGCGTCGACTACGGCCAAGGATTCTATTTCTCGCACGCGCTCGACGTCGGCGCCATGGAGTCGTTCATCGACGGGCGCGAAAGCCGGTACGCCGCGGCGCCCGAGAGCGTCGCGACCGTTTCGTAG
- a CDS encoding GtrA family protein: MTRLHDFAQKFYADTSLPFQLGRYATIGGFVTCIDVGSFALFLHAGWPLLAVITASWGLALVTHFSLNKYVNFRVHDRPTHHQAATYAVVAGTTWFTTTAIVKGAVALGAPPLLGKIVAIAFNVPIGFFGHRHLTFGRGIAATARQLFSRRGGA, from the coding sequence ATGACGCGCCTCCACGATTTCGCGCAGAAGTTCTACGCCGACACGTCGTTGCCGTTCCAGCTCGGGCGGTACGCGACGATCGGCGGATTCGTTACGTGCATCGACGTCGGATCGTTCGCGCTCTTTCTGCACGCCGGCTGGCCGCTGCTGGCAGTCATCACGGCATCGTGGGGGCTCGCGCTCGTCACGCATTTCTCGCTCAATAAGTACGTGAACTTTCGGGTGCACGACCGGCCGACGCACCATCAGGCCGCCACCTATGCCGTCGTCGCCGGTACGACGTGGTTTACCACGACCGCGATCGTCAAGGGCGCGGTCGCGCTGGGCGCTCCGCCGCTGCTGGGCAAGATCGTTGCCATCGCGTTCAACGTGCCGATCGGCTTTTTCGGACACCGACACCTGACGTTCGGGCGCGGAATAGCCGCAACGGCGCGGCAGCTGTTTTCGCGGCGCGGCGGCGCGTGA
- a CDS encoding class I SAM-dependent methyltransferase — MGGTKRASGRRFDREHGVTTEALMFLGELGTERGEAYAHATHYEPVPVEEFGLLMRRVPADAVRGATFVDVGAGMGRAVLLAREYPFKQIVGVELSPHLVEIARENLARGHGFEVACRDVRLIRADARKRRMPRGDLVVFLYNPFDQEALDAVLDRIAERRNASEVWLLYHTPVHGDLVVRRGYETVATLSGAAAYRLSRPSMNDSMAPTSSACEK, encoded by the coding sequence ATGGGAGGGACCAAACGCGCTTCCGGGCGTCGCTTCGATCGCGAACACGGCGTGACTACCGAGGCGTTGATGTTTTTGGGCGAACTCGGAACCGAGCGCGGCGAAGCCTACGCGCACGCCACGCACTACGAGCCCGTTCCGGTCGAGGAGTTCGGGCTGCTGATGCGCCGCGTTCCCGCGGACGCCGTTCGCGGCGCGACGTTCGTCGACGTCGGAGCCGGCATGGGACGGGCGGTGCTGCTCGCGCGCGAGTATCCGTTCAAGCAGATCGTCGGCGTCGAGCTTTCGCCGCACCTCGTCGAAATCGCGCGCGAGAATCTGGCCCGCGGACACGGCTTCGAAGTCGCGTGCCGTGACGTACGTTTGATCCGCGCCGACGCGCGCAAGCGGCGCATGCCGCGCGGTGACCTCGTGGTGTTTCTCTACAATCCGTTCGACCAAGAGGCGCTCGACGCGGTGCTCGATCGCATTGCCGAGCGCCGCAACGCAAGCGAAGTTTGGCTGCTCTATCACACACCCGTTCACGGCGATCTCGTCGTCCGGCGCGGCTACGAAACGGTCGCGACGCTCTCGGGCGCCGCGGCGTACCGGCTTTCGCGCCCGTCGATGAACGACTCCATGGCGCCGACGTCGAGCGCGTGCGAGAAATAG